In Leifsonia sp. PS1209, the genomic stretch TTCGCGGGGGCCCCGTTCACGCTCGCCGCGTACCTGGTCGAGGGCGGCCCGTCGAAGGACCACATCCGGGCACGCACGCTGATGCATGCCGATCCGGCAGCGTGGGCGAAGCTCATGGCCTGGACGGCGGACATCACCGGCGCCTTCCTCCGCGCGCAGGTGCTCGCCGGTGCGAGCGCAGCGCAGCTGTTCGACTCGTGGGCAGGCTCGCTGTCGCTGCAGGACTACACGGAGCACGTCGCCCCCGCGTCCACCAGGGCGCTGTCGCACGTGCGCGACCTGACGTACGACGTGCCTGCGGCCGACGGGGCGGAGGACGCGCAGACCCGCAACGTCCCGATCGTCCACTTCGGTGTCGGCACGGGCGAGCTGCTGAAGGCGATGCACGAGGTCGGGGCGGACGTGGTCGGCGTCGACTACCGCATCCCGCTGGACGAGGCGAGCCGTCGTCTGGGCCATGTCGTCCCCATCCAGGGCAACATCGACCCCGCCGTGCTCGACGCACCGTGGGAGGTGCTCGAAGCCCACGTCGTGGACGTACTGGAGCGGGGAGTGGATGCGCCGTCGCACGTCCTCAACCTCGGCCACGGCGTGCCGCCGGAGACCGACCCCGCCGTGCTCACTCGCCTGGTCGAGTTCGTCCACAGCCGATGAACGCCGCGCAGGGCGACGACCTCCGCGACGACCTCCGCAGCGTCGTCGAGGCTCCACCGACCCGCATCGTGGTGATCGGCGGCGGCATGGCCGGCCTGGTCGCTGCGCGGGACTGCGCGCGGCCGGGCTTCTCCGTCACCCTGCTGGAGGCGTCTGACGCGTTCGGCGGCTCCGTCGCCGCCCTCGACGTCGGCGGCATCACGGTCGACGCGGGCGCGGAGAGCTTCGCCACCCGCGGAGGACACGTCGCCGCGCTGATCGAGGAGCTCGGCCTGTCCGGCGACGTCGTCCAGCCCAACCCGGCGGGCGCGTGGGTGCGCTACGGGTCGCGCACCGTGCCGCTGCCCAAGGCCGGGCTGCTCGGCATCCCCAGTTCGCCTCTCGCCAGCGACGTCGTCGCCGCGATCGGCTGGGGCGGCGCGCTCCGCGCATACCTCGACCGGCTGATGCCGGTGCTCACCATCGGCAAGGAGAAGCGCCTCGGCACACTCGTGCGCAAGCGCATGGGCGCGAAGGTGCTCGACCGCCTCGTCGCCCCGGTGGCGACCGGCGTGTACTCGGCCCAGCCGGACGACCTCGACGTGGATGTGGTCGCTCCCGGACTCAACAACGCCCTCACCCGGCTCGGCTCGCTCTCCGGAGCGGTCGGCGAGCTGCGCGCGAACGCGAAGGCGGGCAGCGCCGTCGGCGGCATCGACGGCGGGATGTGGCGCCTCCCCGCCGCGCTGGCCTCCGCCATCGCGGAGCACGGCGGCGTGCTGCGGACAGGAGCGCAGGTGGTCTCCGTCGAGCCGTGGGTCGCCCCAGACCCGGAGTCCGCGGAGACGGACGATACGACCCGGCAGGGCGCAGACCCGGCCCAGACCGACGCTGCCGCCGAAGCAGCCGACGCCCTCCCCGCTCGCTGGACCGTCCGCCTCGCCGACGGCGAAGAGCTGCCGGCCGACGCGGTGATCCTCGCGACCCCGGCCCCCGCGGCCCTCGCCCTGCTGGCGACGGCGTCGCCCGAGCTCGCGCGGCTCTCCGAGCTCGACTGGCCGCCTGCATCCAGTGTCGAACTGGTGACGCTCGTCCTCACCGACCAACGCCTCTCCTCCGCCCCGCGCGGCACGGGAGTCCTCGTCTCCGACGCCGAGCGCTCCGACGTGTCCGCGAAGGCCATGACGCACTCGACGGCGAAGTGGGCCTGGCTCGCCCAAGCGGTCGGCGCAGGCAGGCACGTCGTGCGCCTCTCCTACGGGCGGGCTGG encodes the following:
- the hemE gene encoding uroporphyrinogen decarboxylase; its protein translation is MNTLDPTHPLAAGRTASSRLVRAYQGERQAVTPVWFMRQAGRSLPEYRELRVGTRMLDACLDPALASEITLQPVRRHGVDAGIFFSDIVIPLRLAGVDVDIVPGKGPVLGSPVRTAEDVDRLTAVDPASLDAEVFAPIAEAVRITIAELGDTPLIGFAGAPFTLAAYLVEGGPSKDHIRARTLMHADPAAWAKLMAWTADITGAFLRAQVLAGASAAQLFDSWAGSLSLQDYTEHVAPASTRALSHVRDLTYDVPAADGAEDAQTRNVPIVHFGVGTGELLKAMHEVGADVVGVDYRIPLDEASRRLGHVVPIQGNIDPAVLDAPWEVLEAHVVDVLERGVDAPSHVLNLGHGVPPETDPAVLTRLVEFVHSR
- a CDS encoding FAD-dependent oxidoreductase encodes the protein MNAAQGDDLRDDLRSVVEAPPTRIVVIGGGMAGLVAARDCARPGFSVTLLEASDAFGGSVAALDVGGITVDAGAESFATRGGHVAALIEELGLSGDVVQPNPAGAWVRYGSRTVPLPKAGLLGIPSSPLASDVVAAIGWGGALRAYLDRLMPVLTIGKEKRLGTLVRKRMGAKVLDRLVAPVATGVYSAQPDDLDVDVVAPGLNNALTRLGSLSGAVGELRANAKAGSAVGGIDGGMWRLPAALASAIAEHGGVLRTGAQVVSVEPWVAPDPESAETDDTTRQGADPAQTDAAAEAADALPARWTVRLADGEELPADAVILATPAPAALALLATASPELARLSELDWPPASSVELVTLVLTDQRLSSAPRGTGVLVSDAERSDVSAKAMTHSTAKWAWLAQAVGAGRHVVRLSYGRAGTSSETAGLDDAALRALAVSDASTLLDIPLTESEVAAFARTRWTNALPYAALGEGARIAAVREAADAVEGLEVTGSWLTGTGLASVVPDARHSAERARGLRWKALTENL